In Lactococcus garvieae subsp. garvieae, the following proteins share a genomic window:
- the msrB gene encoding peptide-methionine (R)-S-oxide reductase MsrB produces MEKPSKEELKQRLSDIEYAVTQENATERPFSGKYDDFYQEGIYVDIVSGEPLFSSTDKYDAGCGWPSFTHPIEKRGVKEKADFSLGMHRVEVRSKEADSHLGHVFNDGPQDQGGLRYCINAAALRFIPVEKLEEEGYGEYKALFGKG; encoded by the coding sequence ATGGAAAAACCTTCAAAAGAAGAACTCAAGCAAAGATTGTCTGACATAGAATATGCAGTGACGCAAGAAAATGCAACGGAACGTCCTTTTTCAGGAAAATACGATGATTTCTATCAAGAGGGAATTTACGTTGATATTGTCAGCGGGGAACCGCTCTTTAGCTCAACGGATAAATATGATGCTGGATGTGGTTGGCCGTCATTTACTCACCCCATAGAAAAACGTGGTGTCAAAGAAAAAGCTGATTTCTCATTAGGCATGCATCGTGTGGAAGTAAGAAGTAAGGAGGCTGATTCTCACTTAGGACATGTGTTCAATGATGGACCACAAGATCAAGGAGGATTGCGTTATTGTATAAATGCTGCGGCTTTAAGATTTATTCCGGTTGAAAAATTAGAAGAAGAGGGCTACGGCGAATACAAAGCCTTGTTTGGCAAAGGATAA
- a CDS encoding helix-turn-helix domain-containing protein — protein sequence MIYSKYGKIFRNLRLQKNMSLSELNTLSGVSKATISQFENGKSLVSFDKLEALLESMNLTILDYSLLVNNGLPEYFITQFQNIENAYYNQDEAELQHLYEKNLEYENESTYMIALSAKATYTQLSEKEIQEVESLLSVGPLWGQYELYILIHTLEQLNLNLIWNIIETFFKNKNFFKYLKALHEYRALLINILIKAELVFIEAECDTKAGIVLSRLNSLTVESDLTSKAIARVLKGCYIYAFESRSNGEKIITACLEVMDNVGAIKLKNVIVRRITLLKSRVQK from the coding sequence ATGATTTATAGTAAGTATGGAAAAATATTCCGCAACCTAAGGTTACAAAAAAATATGAGTCTATCAGAGTTGAATACACTAAGTGGTGTTTCTAAAGCAACGATTTCACAGTTTGAAAACGGTAAATCTTTAGTATCTTTTGACAAACTTGAAGCGCTTCTAGAAAGTATGAATCTTACTATTTTAGATTATTCCTTGCTTGTAAATAACGGCTTACCTGAATATTTTATTACACAGTTTCAAAATATTGAAAATGCATATTATAATCAAGATGAGGCAGAGCTCCAACATCTGTATGAAAAAAACCTAGAATATGAGAATGAATCTACCTATATGATTGCTTTAAGTGCTAAAGCAACGTACACTCAGCTGTCGGAAAAAGAAATCCAAGAAGTGGAATCTCTTTTATCAGTAGGACCACTTTGGGGGCAGTATGAGTTATATATCCTCATCCACACGTTGGAACAGCTCAATCTAAATTTGATCTGGAATATTATCGAGACATTTTTTAAAAATAAAAATTTTTTTAAATACTTAAAGGCACTTCATGAATACCGTGCATTGCTGATTAATATTTTGATCAAGGCTGAATTAGTATTTATTGAAGCAGAGTGTGATACAAAAGCTGGGATTGTTTTATCACGGTTGAATAGTCTCACTGTGGAATCGGATTTGACAAGTAAGGCGATTGCTCGTGTTTTAAAAGGATGTTATATATACGCTTTCGAAAGTCGAAGTAATGGCGAAAAAATTATAACAGCTTGCCTCGAAGTGATGGATAATGTGGGCGCGATAAAATTAAAAAATGTCATTGTGAGACGCATTACATTGCTAAAAAGTAGGGTTCAAAAATGA